One segment of Desulfobacterales bacterium DNA contains the following:
- a CDS encoding class II aldolase/adducin family protein, with protein MDKDIQVLKDNAARACRLLTLAGLLDFSGHISVRAPGQKTFFINPMKLSREAVTPDDLAEVSLTGEWVGGKHEPPQELPIHAAVFQARPDVNSVAHIHCHYAILPSIAGKDLVPVCHHGSIFGAVVPVYSEAEKITTFEEANQMAKALGSARAVIMKGHGAVVAESYVEATFVACLYLEENARLLVESSILGTPQPLSAEQIKRAAAKTYLPAVSIKKVWEYYLEKGRKTGTLWE; from the coding sequence ATGGACAAAGACATTCAAGTATTAAAAGACAATGCGGCCCGGGCTTGCCGCCTCCTGACGCTGGCAGGGCTGCTTGACTTTTCCGGACATATCAGTGTCAGAGCGCCCGGTCAAAAAACTTTCTTTATAAACCCCATGAAACTATCCCGCGAAGCGGTTACCCCGGATGATCTCGCGGAAGTATCGTTAACTGGTGAATGGGTCGGCGGCAAGCATGAGCCGCCCCAGGAACTCCCTATTCATGCAGCGGTTTTTCAGGCCAGGCCCGATGTCAACAGTGTGGCCCACATCCATTGCCACTACGCAATTTTGCCCAGTATTGCCGGAAAGGACCTGGTTCCCGTCTGTCATCACGGCAGCATTTTCGGCGCGGTCGTCCCGGTTTATTCCGAGGCAGAGAAAATCACCACCTTTGAAGAGGCAAACCAAATGGCCAAAGCACTGGGCAGCGCGCGCGCCGTGATCATGAAAGGCCACGGTGCGGTGGTTGCTGAATCCTACGTTGAAGCAACCTTTGTCGCTTGTCTATATCTGGAAGAAAATGCCCGTCTGCTGGTGGAGTCCTCCATACTCGGCACCCCCCAACCCCTTTCAGCAGAACAGATCAAACGCGCTGCCGCCAAGACTTACCTGCCCGCCGTCAGCATCAAAAAAGTCTGGGAGTACTATCTGGAAAAGGGCCGCAAGACCGGAACCTTATGGGAATAA
- a CDS encoding CTP-dependent riboflavin kinase, translating to MNEKYTLMGKIVSGACQAAFFTQLDWVQEQCAKKLGFKPYPGTLNLVIADSDADLIGSLKGSDIQALIPPDPKFCSAQTLSVKIKGIQGAIIIPAEDVQIHAKNILEVIAPVCLKEVLGLDDGDIVKITIITQ from the coding sequence ATGAATGAGAAATATACGTTGATGGGCAAAATTGTGAGCGGAGCGTGTCAGGCTGCTTTTTTCACCCAATTGGACTGGGTACAGGAGCAATGCGCGAAAAAATTGGGATTTAAACCTTATCCCGGAACGCTGAATCTGGTCATCGCCGATTCAGACGCTGACTTGATAGGATCTCTAAAAGGGTCGGACATTCAGGCGTTGATCCCGCCTGATCCGAAATTCTGCAGTGCACAGACCCTCTCTGTAAAAATAAAAGGGATCCAGGGAGCAATCATTATCCCCGCCGAGGATGTTCAAATTCATGCAAAGAACATATTAGAGGTAATTGCGCCGGTTTGTCTGAAAGAAGTCCTGGGATTAGATGACGGCGACATTGTTAAAATTACGATCATCACGCAGTGA